One window of the Epinephelus moara isolate mb chromosome 22, YSFRI_EMoa_1.0, whole genome shotgun sequence genome contains the following:
- the sf3a3 gene encoding splicing factor 3A subunit 3, with product METILEQQRRYHEEKERLMDAKTKEMLHKKSTLREQINSDHRTRAMLDRYMEVSANLRDSYEDKDGMRRDELAAISGPNEFAEFYNRLKQIKEFHRKHPNEISIPMSAEFEELMKARDNPSEEAQNLVEFTDEEGYGRYLDLHDCYLKYINLKGAEKLEYITYLSSFDQLFDIPKDRKNAEYKKYLEMLLEYLQDYTDRVKPLLDQNELYGKVLLDFEKKWENGTFPGWPKETSSALTHAGAHLDLSAFSSWEELASLGLDRLKSALMALGLKCGGTLEERAQRLFSTKGKSLESLDPSLFAKNPKAKGPKKDTERNKEIGFLEAQVYEYVEILGEQRQLTHENVQRKQARTGEEREEEEEEQLSESESEDEDNEIIYNPKNLPLGWDGKPIPYWLYKLHGLNINYNCEICGNYTYRGPKAFQRHFAEWRHAHGMRCLGIPNTAHFANVTQIEDAVSLWAKLKSQKASERWQPDTEEEYEDSSGNVVNKKTYEDLKRQGLL from the exons ATGGAGACTATTTTAGAGCAACAGCGTCGCTATCACGAGGAGAAAGAGCGGCTAATGGAtgctaaaacaaaagaaatgctACACAAGAAGTCCACG ctCCGGGAACAGATTAACTCCGACCATCGGACAAGAGCAATGTTGGAT AGGTATATGGAAGTGAGCGCAAATCTCAGAGACTCTTATGAAGACAAAGACGG AATGAGACGAGATGAACTCGCTGCGATCTCAGGACCAAATGAGTTTGCAGAGTTCTACAACAGACTGAAACAGATAAAGGAGTTTCACAGGAAACACCCAAATGAG ATTTCCATCCCAATGTCTGCAGAGTTTGAGGAGTTGATGAAGGCCAGAGACAACCCCAGCGAGGAGGCTCAGA ACCTAGTAGAGTTCACCGACGAGGAAGGATACGGCCGCTACCTTGACCTCCACGACTGCTACCTGAAGTACATCAACCTGAAGGGAGCTGAG AAACTGGAGTATATCACTTACCTGTCTTCATTCGACCAGCTCTTTGACATTCCCAAAGACAGGAAAAACGCTGAATACAAAAA GTATTTGGAGATGCTGCTGGAGTACCTGCAGGACTACACAGACCGGGTCAAACCTCTGCTGGACCAGAATGAGCTCTACGGCAAAGTGCTGTTAGACTTTGAAAAGAAATGGGAGAATGGGACCTTTCCAGGCTGGCCT AAAGAGACAAGTAGTGCTTTGACACACGCTGGAGCTCATCTGGacctctctgccttttcttcTTGGGAG GAGTTGGCTTCCTTGGGTCTGGACAGATTGAAGTCTGCCCTCATGGCGTTGGGACTAAAATGTGgagg GACTCTGGAGGAGAGAGCTCAGAGGCTCTTCAGCACAAAAGGCAAATCCCTGGAGTCACTGGACCCTTCACTGTTTGCCAAGAATCCCAAAGCCAAAGGCCCTAAAAA agacacagagcgtAATAAGGAAATTGGCTTCCTGGAAGCTCAAGTCTATGAATATGTGGAGATCCTCGGG GAACAGAGGCAGCTGACTCATGAGAACGTCCAGAGGAAACAAGCCAGGACTGGAGAGGAGcgcgaggaagaggaggaggagcaactcagtgagagtgagagtgaagaCGAAGACAACGAGATCATTTACAACCCCAAGAACCTGCCACTGGGCTGGGATGGCAAG CCAATTCCATACTGGCTCTATAAACTCCACGGGCTGAACATCAACTACAACTGTGAGATCTGTGGAAACTACACCTACAGGGGACCCAAAGCCTTTCAGAGGCACTTTGCG GAGTGGAGGCATGCTCACGGTATGCGCTGTCTGGGAATCCCCAACACTGCTCACTTCGCAAACGTCACACAGATCGAGGACGCCGTCTCTT tgtggGCAAAGCTGAAGTCCCAGAAGGCTTCAGAGCGGTGGCAGCCAGACACAGAG gaaGAGTACGAGGACTCGAGTGGCAACGTCGTCAACAAGAAGACGTACGAGGATCTGAAGAGACAAGGCTTGCTGTAG